The proteins below come from a single Aspergillus oryzae RIB40 DNA, chromosome 5 genomic window:
- a CDS encoding putative RNA helicase/RNAse III (dsRNA-specific nuclease Dicer and related ribonucleases), translated as MLDPREYQVELFERAKSQNTIAVLDTGTCIQAQLDVIPFFSPNCTTGSGKTLIAVLLLKHIIQNELIDRANGKPPRISFFLVDSVTLAFQQAAVLRNNLDQNVAQFFGAMGTDLWSKQTWDHQFENNMVIVCTAEILNQCLLNSYIRMDQINLLIFDEAHHTKKDHPYARIIRESYLKADPTKRPRIFGMTASPIDTKGDIIESATKLEVLLDSKIATTSKPNLLREVVRRPIEESWEYDKLDPPFATKLYQILQARFGDISSLQPVFRFTLQASSELGPCCADRAWAYALADDVLPKLEGNVRKLAQSISSPIPQCALKEISRIQEASDIVKNHSFNSPNVPGELSPKVQLLRQKLIKYFEHPTKTKCIVFTQKRYTAKMLFDLFSTLEIPYLRPGVLIGVRSGDIVGMNVSFRQQFLALVKFRSGEINCLFATSVAEEGLDIPDCNLVVRFDLYNTLIQYVQSRGRARHSSSTYASMIERYNADHAARLVEVREAEKLMQSFCETLPEDRILHGIDSEIDSILQGEEEKRTFIIRATGAKLTYHSALAILARYASSLVRTVQYEKETSAQATYVVLPQNNSFVCEVILPEKSPVRGLTGVPASKKSAAKQSAAFDTCVLLRKHKLLDDHFNSVYHRRLPAMRNARLAITSSRTNQYDMLSKPSLWGKQQGTLPEKLFATVISFIPSEPLRRRHRSIILLTRERLPDFPSFTIFLDDDIETIVVTESVEEALHISSQELEYLSTFTFRIFHDVFHKTYAEEPEKLPYWVAPAETKKSKNVSDSKSLTDWELLHLVHENEEIPSTLHPSSEALINRFVFDPWDGRYRYFTMAIDNTLHPSDPPPSFLPRRKFMESIMSYTLSGSKNARAGFLSRCNWQQPVLEVELVRLRRNLLDKMTDTEKDVETRCFVCIEPLRISAIPEEIAASCLAFPAIINRLDAYLIALEGCKTLDLSVKPEYALEAFTKDSDNTEEHRVQQIHVQRGMGKNYERLEFLGDCFLKMATSISLFVQNPDDDEFDFHVNRMCLICNKNLFNTALKKELYQYTRSRGFSRHTWYPDGLTLLHGRDHRKKISAESKHALREKTVADVCEALIGASLLSGGLHNQFDMAVKAVTAVVDSPNHKALCWADYTSSYMLPKYQTQSPDGYELDLGRKVEEKLGYRFKYPRLLHSAFTHPSYPSTWAKVPCYQRLEFLGDSLLDMVCVDDLFYRYPDKDPQWLTEHKVSVRLFVSTKHLLTITLQMAMVSNKFLGALAVKLGLHTHLRHFSNPLQSQITHYAEEIQAAENESQGAVDYWLVTKDPPKVRRCPGCLPDMVEAYLGAAFVDSDFQFRVVEDFFQRHVKSYFHDMTIYDTFANKHPTVRLFLRLLMFLYG; from the exons ATGCTTGACCCGAGAGAGTATCAGGTAGAACTCTTTGAAAGGGCAAAGTCACAGAACACCATTGCTGTTCTCGATACCGGTACGTGCATTCAGGCCCAACTTGATgtcatccctttcttctcgcCTAATTGTACTACAGGATCTGGAAAGACCTTGATTGCCGTGCTTCTGCTAAAGCACATCATTCAAAATGAGTTGATTGATCGCGCCAACGGAAAACCACCTCgcatctcctttttcctt GTTGATAGCGTGACACTTGCTTTCCAACAGGCCGCCGTCTTGCGCAATAACCTGGATCAGAATGTCGCACAATTTTTTGGCGCTATGGGTACTGATCTTTGGAGCAAGCAGACCTGGGACCATCAGTTTGAGAACAATATGGTGATAGTCTGTACCGCAGAGATATTGAACCAATGTCTACTCAACTCATACATTAGAATGGATCAAATCAACCTACTCATCTTTGATGAAGCCCATcacacaaagaaagaccatCCTTACGCGCG GATTATAAGAGAATCATATCTCAAAGCAGACCCAACAAAGCGTCCAAGGATCTTTGGAATGACAGCGTCGCCTATTGACACTAAGGGGGATATCATAGAATCAGCTAC GAAGCTGGAGGTGCTCCTAGACAGCAAGATTGCCACAACATCGAAACCTAATCTATTAAGAGAAGTCGTCAGACGTCCGATAGAGGAATCTTGGGAATACGATAAGCTCGATCCACCATTTGCAACCAAGCTGTATCAGATCCTGCAAGCCCGCTTTGGTGACATTAGCTCTTTGCAACCTGTATTCAGATTTACGTTACAGGCTAGTTCCGAACTGGGACCATGTTGCGCAGATCGTGCATGGGCGTACGCCCTAGCAGATGATGTGTTGCCAAAGCTTGAAGGAAATGTGAGAAAGCTCGCCCAATCTATCTCATCGCCGATTCCCCAGTGCGCTCTCAAGGAAATTTCAAGGATTCAGGAAGCTAGTGACATTGTCAAGAATCATTCGTTCAATAGCCCCAACGTTCCCGGGGAATTGAGCCCTAAAGTACAACTCCTACGCCAAAAGCTTATCAAATACTTTGAGCATCCAACGAAGACAAAGTGTATCGTTTTTACCCAGAAGCGTTACACTGCTAAGATGTTGTTCGACCTTTTCTCGACTTTAGAGATTCCATACTTACGTCCTGGTGTGCTGATCGGTGTCCGATCTGGTGATATCGTAGGAATGAACGTGTCGTTTCGCCAGCAGTTTCTCGCTTTGGTGAAATTCAGGAGTGGGGAGATTAACTGCTTG TTTGCTACTTCAGTAGCCGAAGAAGGACTCGATATTCCTGACTGCAATCTTGTGGTTAG ATTCGACCTATACAATACCCTTATACAGTATGTGCAAAGTCGTGGCCGTGCTAGACATTCAAGTTCGACC tatgCAAGTATGATTGAAAGGTACAATGCTGATCATGCGGCACGACTAGTCGAGGTTCGGGAGGCCGAA AAACTTATGCAGAGTTTCTGTGAAACACTTCCAGAGGATCGAATACTCCACGGGATTGATAGCGAGATAGACTCAATCCTccaaggtgaagaagagaagcgaaCATTTATAATTAGGGCTACAGGCGCGAAGCTGACTTACCACTCTGCCCTTGCTATTCTCGCACGCTATGCGAGCTCTCTGGTGAGAACCGTC CAATACGAAAAAGAGACATCAGCTCAGGCTACATATGTGGTGCTTCCACAGAATAACAGTTTTGTTTGTGAAGTCATATTACCGGAAAAGTCGCCTGTTCGAGGACTCACTGGAGTCCCTGCATCGAAGAAATCTGCTGCAAAGCAGTCCGCAGCCTTCGATACATGTGTCTTGCTCCGGAAACACAAACTGCTCGATGATCATTTTAACTCAGTGTATCATAGGCGCTTGCCTGCAATGAGAAATGCGAGGCTTGCCATCACTTCTTCTCGTACAAACCAATACGACATGCTATCAAAACCTTCACTTTGGGGAAAACAACAGGGTACCCTTCCAGAAAAGCTATTTGCCACGGTTATATCATTCATACCATCAGAGCCACTCAGGCGCCGACACAGAAGTATAATCTTGCTCACCCGTGAGAGACTACCTGATTTTCCATcattcaccatcttcctagatgatgatatcgagaCCATAGTCGTTACTGAAAGCGTGGAGGAAGCCCTACATATATCCTCGCAAGAATTGGAATACTTATCAACATTCACATTTCGTATTTTCCACGATGTGTTTCACAAAACCTATGCGGAAGAACCCGAGAAATTGCCATACTGGGTTGCTCcagcagaaacaaagaagtccaagaacGTCAGCGACTCAAAAAGCCTTACGGACTGGGAGCTGCTACATCTTGTGCATGAAAACGAGGAGATACCTTCTACACTGCATCCATCTTcagaagctttgatcaatCGTTTCGTATTTGACCCGTGGGACGGAAGGTATCGTTACTTCACCATGGCTATTGACAACACACTGCACCCTTCAGATCCGCCTCCATCTTTCCTCCCGCGCCGCAAGTTTATGGAAAGCATCATGAGTTATACCTTAAGCGGTTCAAAAAATGCACGGGCAGGGTTCTTGTCAAGGTGTAACTGGCAGCAGCCAGTCTTAGAAGTCGAGCTGGTTCGCCTGCGGAGAAACCTTCTAGACAAGATGACAGACACGGAAAAGGACGTCGAAACTAGATGTTTCGTCTGTATAGAGCCACTAAGGATCTCCGCT ATCCCCGAGGAAATTGCTGCTTCTTGCCTTGCCTTTCCGGCCATAATTAACAGGCTGGATGCGTATTTGATTGCGCTCGAAGGCTGCAAAACCTTGGATTTATCTGTGAAGCCCGAATATGCGCTGGAGGCTTTTACAAAAGACTCCGATAACACAGAGGAGCATCGAGTACAACAGATACATGTCCAAAGAGGGATGGGGAAAAACTACGAGCGTCTAGAATTCTTAGGGGACTGTTTCCTGAAAATGGCAACATcgatttctctcttcgtGCAGAACCCGGATGACGACGAATTTGATTTCCATGTAAACCGGATGTGCCTCATATGCAACAAGAATCTTTTCAACACCGCCCTAAAGAAGGAGCTTTACCAGTATACCCGCAGTCGAGGCTTTTCAAG GCATACGTGGTACCCGGATGGCTTAACCCTGTTGCATGGCAGGGACCacaggaagaagatttcGGCGGAGAGCAAACATGCACTCAGAGAAAAGACAGTTGCGGACGTTTGCGAAGCCTTGATCGGAGCGTCATTGCTCTCAGGTGGGCTACATAATCAATTCGACATGGCTGTCAAAGCAGTCactgctgttgttgatagTCCCAACCATAAGGCCTTATGCTGGGCGGATTATACTTCATCTTACATGTTGCCGAAGTATCAAACCCAGAGCCCAGACGGATATGAGCTGGATCTTGGCCGtaaggtggaggagaagctggGTTATCGTTTCAAATATCCTCGCCTTTTGCATTCAGCTTTTACGCATCCATCGTACCCTTCGACGTGGGCTAAAGTACCATGCTATCAGAGACTGGAATTTTTAGGCGACTCTTTGTTGGATATGGTTTGCGTAGATGACTTATTCTACCGATATCCGGACAAGGACCCCCAATGGCTCACGGAGCATAAAGTAAGTGTACGGCTTTTTGTGTCTACCAAGCATTTATTGACTATAACCTTACAGATGGCGATGGTATCGAACAAGTTCCTCGGCGCCTTAGCTGTTAAGCTAGGGCTCCATACCCATCTTAGACACTTCAGTAACCCACTGCAATCGCAAATTACTCATTATGCCGAGGAGATACAAGCGGCAGAGAATGAAAGTCAAGGTGCAGTGGATTATTGGTTGGTAACAAAGGACCCGCCTAAGGTAAGAAGGTGCCCTGGA TGCCTGCCGGACATGGTTGAAGCTTATCTAGGCGCTGCTTTCGTTGACTCGGATTTTCAATTCCGCGTGGTAGAGGATTTTTTCCAACGTCATGTGAAGTCATATTTTCATGATATGACCATATACGACACCTTTGCGAACAAACACCCAACTGTGAGGCTATTCCTACGGTTGTTAATGTTTCTATATGGCTGA